One stretch of Aquimarina sp. Aq107 DNA includes these proteins:
- a CDS encoding ABC transporter ATP-binding protein: MTNLLEVQQASKQFGDFIALNDVSIKVPKGSIFGLLGPNGAGKTTLIRIINQITLPDTGSVFLDGEPLQPHHVKDIGYLPEERGLYKSMKVGEQALYLAQLKGLSKKDAKERLKYWFDKFDISHWWDKKIQELSKGMAQKVQFIVTVLHRPKLLIFDEPFSGFDPINANVIKDEILQLRDEGATVIFSTHRMESVEELCDHIALINKSNKILEGKVSDIKKEYKSNTFEVGLLSDNNLELQKDLQTKFVTEPADFKTIEDQLKLKISLDNNTSSNDLLKYLSEKGQVVRFNEVIPNVNEIFIKTITENE; the protein is encoded by the coding sequence ATGACTAATCTTTTAGAGGTACAACAGGCATCGAAACAATTTGGCGATTTTATTGCATTAAATGATGTTTCTATAAAAGTACCTAAAGGAAGTATTTTTGGTTTATTGGGTCCTAATGGAGCTGGTAAAACTACTTTGATAAGAATCATTAATCAAATTACATTACCAGATACTGGAAGTGTATTTCTTGATGGAGAACCATTGCAACCACATCATGTAAAAGATATAGGTTATTTACCTGAAGAAAGAGGTTTGTATAAATCTATGAAAGTAGGAGAGCAAGCATTATATCTTGCTCAATTAAAGGGGTTAAGTAAAAAAGATGCTAAAGAGCGTCTTAAATATTGGTTTGATAAATTTGATATTTCGCATTGGTGGGATAAAAAAATACAAGAGCTGTCTAAAGGAATGGCTCAAAAAGTTCAATTTATTGTTACAGTACTACATAGACCCAAGTTGTTAATATTTGATGAACCTTTTAGCGGGTTTGATCCAATAAATGCCAATGTGATTAAAGATGAAATACTTCAATTACGAGATGAAGGCGCTACAGTAATTTTTTCAACGCATCGTATGGAGAGTGTGGAGGAGTTATGTGATCATATTGCTTTGATAAATAAGTCAAATAAAATATTGGAGGGAAAGGTGTCTGACATTAAAAAAGAGTATAAGTCAAATACTTTTGAAGTCGGACTACTATCTGATAATAATCTAGAATTACAGAAAGATTTACAAACCAAGTTTGTAACAGAACCTGCTGATTTTAAAACTATCGAAGATCAATTGAAGTTGAAAATTTCTTTGGATAATAATACTTCCTCAAATGATTTATTAAAGTATTTGTCCGAGAAAGGGCAAGTTGTTAGGTTTAACGAGGTGATACCAAATGTAAACGAAATATTCATTAAAACCATTACCGAAAATGAGTAG
- a CDS encoding ABC transporter permease has protein sequence MSSNLQLIIKREFISRVRNRTFVVMTFLSPLIVVGMIALIAWLTTLNNDEVKKVAYIDETKSFAVDLKDTDEVKYIDYSSFDLETAKDSVISQKLYGLLYIPNKSTNKELAESIQFYADESPNFSILNKIERIIANKLTKQNYKAEGLNLEAIESSKARINIQIENFSGEKTSKMSNYVKMAFGGFAGYLLMMFIIIYGNMVMRSVIEEKTNRIIEIIISSVKPMQLMMGKILGTSFAGILQFFIWVILGGVLLIVATSVFGIDPQPVGVDPSIALQENNQQEIQLLVQDILKLPLLTLVSSFFVYFIGGYFLYSSIYAAIGAAVDSETDSQQFMLPIILPLMLGIYVGFFAVIENPHGTVSTVFSMIPLTSPIVMLMRIPFGVPWWEILISIALLIGSIIFMVWFAGKIYRIGILMYGKKPSYKELFKWLKY, from the coding sequence ATGAGTAGTAATTTACAGTTAATTATAAAGAGAGAATTTATATCTCGAGTTCGCAATAGAACTTTTGTTGTAATGACTTTTCTAAGTCCTTTAATCGTAGTGGGAATGATTGCATTGATCGCTTGGTTAACCACTCTTAATAATGACGAAGTTAAGAAGGTGGCTTACATAGATGAAACAAAGTCATTTGCTGTTGATCTTAAAGATACTGATGAGGTAAAATATATAGATTATAGTAGTTTTGATTTAGAAACCGCAAAAGACTCTGTAATATCCCAAAAATTATATGGTTTATTGTATATCCCTAATAAATCTACTAATAAAGAGCTTGCAGAATCCATACAGTTTTATGCAGATGAATCTCCCAATTTTTCAATATTAAATAAGATTGAGAGAATCATAGCGAATAAACTAACAAAACAGAATTATAAAGCAGAAGGTCTAAATTTAGAGGCAATAGAGAGTTCCAAGGCCAGAATAAATATCCAAATAGAGAATTTTTCTGGAGAGAAAACTTCTAAAATGTCTAATTATGTAAAAATGGCATTTGGAGGATTTGCAGGCTATTTACTAATGATGTTTATCATTATATATGGTAATATGGTGATGCGATCTGTTATAGAAGAAAAAACAAATCGTATTATTGAGATTATTATTTCTTCGGTAAAACCTATGCAGTTAATGATGGGTAAGATCCTAGGGACATCTTTTGCAGGTATTTTACAGTTTTTTATTTGGGTAATTTTAGGAGGCGTTCTTCTTATAGTTGCTACCTCTGTATTTGGAATAGATCCGCAACCAGTAGGAGTCGATCCGTCTATAGCTTTACAAGAAAACAATCAACAAGAAATTCAGCTTTTAGTACAGGATATTCTAAAACTTCCTTTATTAACATTGGTTTCGTCCTTTTTTGTATATTTTATCGGAGGTTATTTTTTATATAGTTCGATATATGCAGCTATTGGAGCAGCAGTAGATAGTGAAACAGATTCTCAGCAATTTATGCTGCCAATTATATTACCTTTAATGCTAGGTATTTATGTTGGATTTTTTGCAGTAATTGAGAATCCACACGGAACAGTATCTACAGTGTTTTCTATGATTCCTCTTACTTCTCCGATAGTTATGCTTATGCGTATACCTTTTGGAGTTCCTTGGTGGGAAATTCTAATTTCTATTGCATTACTTATAGGGAGTATTATTTTTATGGTATGGTTTGCAGGTAAAATTTATAGAATAGGTATTTTGATGTACGGTAAAAAACCAAGTTACAAGGAGTTGTTTAAATGGTTGAAGTATTAA